In Helianthus annuus cultivar XRQ/B chromosome 9, HanXRQr2.0-SUNRISE, whole genome shotgun sequence, the following are encoded in one genomic region:
- the LOC110874621 gene encoding senescence/dehydration-associated protein At4g35985, chloroplastic: MTSENPNSTQPYHKINTNPIPSAPPLPSTSNPKQPPPSSSPSSSSSSSPPRYPTVDHNDVVENASPDSPCSPNSPHNASESAEDAIISIPGAYLHLIDKHHSVELAMGYFSIMQLRQGNTVVTIFARVGNEIQWPLNRDGTCVKLDRTHYFFSIRAPKEHENDDDMLNYGLTFALKGQEDALKDLDELLEMYSRFSFGRVEEKNGALDVSMVESMSPSDLKSDSKKRVMEQSCRAYWTTLAPNVEDYSGTAAKLIAVGSGHLVKGILWCGDVTVDRLKWGNEVLKMKIGPGTDRAVSPKTLKNIRRVNKVTKMTEKVAGGVLSGVLKITGYVGTSVANSKLGKKFFKYVPGEMALATLDGFSKVCDAFEVSGRNVMSTSSTVTTDIVTYKYGEETAKATNEALDAGGHAIGAAWTVFKIRTAVVNPRGVLAPVVLGKGGIRGQTEEMKAKAIKDMKAKESPKKHKDSPKKHSEFTVWFDPIRPNFWAELVRNMFITRGRTNEILDDY, translated from the exons ATGACGTCAGAAAACCCTAATTCCACCCAACCCTACCATAAAATCAATACAAACCCTATCCCTTCAGCCCCTCCACTCCCCTCAACATCAAACCCtaaacaaccaccaccatcatcatcaccatcatcatcatcttcatcgtccCCACCACGTTACCCGACCGTCGACCACAACGACGTGGTCGAAAACGCCTCCCCAGACTCCCCATGCAGCCCGAATTCGCCACACAATGCATCCGAATCAGCTGAAGACGCGATCATATCGATCCCGGGCGCGTATCTACATTTGATCGATAAACATCACAGCGTGGAGCTAGCCATGGGATATTTCTCCATAATGCAGTTACGTCAAGGTAACACTGTGGTTACAATTTTCGCCCGTGTTGGTAATGAGATCCAATGGCCGTTAAACCGAGACGGTACGTGCGTTAAGCTCGACCGTACTCATTACTTTTTTTCGATCAGGGCTCCGAAAGAACACGAAAACGATGATGACATGTTAAATTACGGATTAACATTCGCGTTAAAAGGTCAGGAAGACGCACTGAAAGATCTGGATGAGTTGTTGGAGATGTACAGCCGGTTTTCGTTTGGGAGAGTGGAGGAGAAGAATGGGGCTTTGGATGTATCAATGGTGGAAAGTATGAGTCCGAGTGATTTGAAATCGGATTCGAAGAAGCGGGTGATGGAGCAGAGTTGTAGGGCGTATTGGACTACGTTAGCGCCGAATGTGGAGGATTATAGTGGGACAGCTGCGAAGTTAATCGCGGTTGGTTCTGGGCATCTTGTGAAAGGGATTTTATGGTGTGGTGATGTTACGGTTGATAGATTGAAGTGGGGAAATGAGGTTTTGAAGATGAAGATTGGCCCTGGGACTGATAGAGCAGTTAGTCCAAAGACTTTGAAGAATATTAGAAG GGTTAATAAGGTGACAAAGATGACGGAGAAAGTTGCAGGCGGAGTTCTCTCGGGCGTTTTGAAGATTACTGGATACGTTGGTACTTCTGTTGCGAATTCTAAACTCGGCAAGAAGTTCTTCAAGTATGTGCCTGGAGAAATGGCTCTGGCTACTTTGGATGGATTTA GCAAGGTTTGCGATGCTTTTGAAGTTTCGGGAAGGAATGTAATGTCAACCTCGTCTACAGTTACCACGGATATCGTCACCTACAA ATATGGAGAAGAGACAGCTAAGGCAACAAATGAAGCGCTTGATGCAGGGGGTCATGCGATAGGAGCTGCGTGGACGGTTTTTAAAATAAGAACCGCGGTGGTGAACCCGAGAGGTGTTTTAGCACCAGTTGTACTTGGAAAAGGTGGTATTAGGGGCCAAACCGAAGAGATGAAGGCTAAAGCCATCAAAGATATGAAAGCTAAAGAGTCACCTAAAAAGCACAAAGATTCACCTAAAAAGCACAg TGAATTCACGGTTTGGTTCGATCCGATTCGACCTAATTTCTGGGCCGAGCTG gttagaaacaTGTTTATTACACGTGGTAGAACCAATGAAATATTAGACGATTATTAG